In a single window of the Pseudogemmatithrix spongiicola genome:
- a CDS encoding thiamine pyrophosphate-dependent dehydrogenase E1 component subunit alpha, with amino-acid sequence MPPKSGRAASRGAQPHLGEALPIERKLELYYWMRLTRTLEERLVALYRQTKVVGGLFRSLGQEADAVGSCYALEQRDVMSPLIRNLGAMLVKGATPVEVLKQYMAKGDSPTRGRELNIHFGDIGEAGKTRGFLGQISPLGDMVPVMTGVTMTFKMRGEDRVGLVYVGDGATSTGAFHEGINFAAVQQLPLVVVIENNGYAYSTPTSKQTAAAQFVDKAIGYGVTGEQCDGNDVLAVYDCTKRAVDRARAGEGVQLLEFMTYRRKGHAEHDNQSYVPDGEIERWAAENDPIDRFVRVLLDREKVAQATLDEIDARVAKEVDAATDIAEASPFPEPLDAMIGVYADPPVEKPLWFREGADVSKLGKERAEGWGTFDAKGGK; translated from the coding sequence ATGCCTCCCAAGTCCGGGCGCGCCGCCTCGCGCGGCGCGCAGCCCCACCTGGGCGAGGCGCTGCCGATCGAGCGCAAGCTGGAGCTCTACTACTGGATGCGGCTCACGCGCACGCTCGAGGAGCGGCTCGTGGCGCTGTATCGGCAGACCAAGGTCGTCGGCGGCCTGTTCCGTTCGTTGGGCCAGGAAGCGGACGCGGTCGGGTCCTGCTACGCGCTCGAGCAGCGCGACGTCATGTCGCCGCTCATCCGCAACCTCGGCGCGATGCTCGTGAAGGGCGCGACGCCGGTCGAAGTGCTCAAGCAGTACATGGCCAAGGGCGACTCGCCGACGCGCGGCCGCGAGCTCAACATCCACTTCGGCGACATCGGCGAGGCCGGCAAGACGCGCGGATTCCTCGGCCAGATCTCGCCGCTCGGCGACATGGTGCCGGTGATGACGGGCGTGACCATGACCTTCAAGATGCGCGGCGAGGATCGCGTCGGCTTGGTCTACGTCGGTGACGGCGCGACGAGCACCGGCGCGTTCCACGAGGGCATCAACTTCGCGGCGGTGCAGCAGCTGCCGCTGGTCGTGGTCATCGAGAACAACGGCTACGCCTACTCGACGCCGACGTCCAAGCAGACGGCCGCCGCGCAATTCGTGGACAAGGCGATCGGCTACGGCGTCACGGGCGAACAATGCGACGGCAACGACGTGCTGGCGGTCTATGACTGCACCAAGCGAGCGGTGGACCGCGCGCGCGCCGGCGAAGGCGTACAGCTGCTCGAGTTCATGACGTACCGGCGCAAGGGTCACGCCGAGCACGACAATCAGTCGTACGTGCCGGACGGCGAGATCGAGCGCTGGGCGGCGGAGAACGACCCCATCGACCGGTTCGTGCGGGTGCTGCTCGACCGCGAGAAGGTCGCCCAGGCGACGCTCGATGAGATCGATGCGCGCGTTGCGAAGGAAGTCGATGCCGCGACGGACATCGCCGAGGCCTCGCCGTTCCCCGAGCCGCTCGACGCGATGATTGGTGTCTACGCCGATCCGCCGGTCGAGAAGCCGCTGTGGTTCCGCGAAGGCGCGGATGTGTCGAAGCTCGGCAAGGAGCGCGCCG
- a CDS encoding CDP-alcohol phosphatidyltransferase family protein, producing the protein MAALPLSLWHAIRDGYLRGTQPLVAWCVRVGISPNALTVLGTLCCGVAGAMFAAGWIHAAGWTLGLTAFFDVIDGAVARASGKATVFGSFFDSTLDRVADAMLFGGIALFFAADGPHRSWPMVGVSLLALSAVQVTSYTRAKADALGISLKGVGALERPERITILAAPQAFFGLLWNGAVLRGVVTLLAVTAVWTVVQRVRHVARSA; encoded by the coding sequence ATGGCGGCGCTTCCGCTTTCCCTCTGGCACGCGATCCGCGACGGCTACCTGCGCGGTACGCAGCCGCTCGTCGCGTGGTGTGTGCGGGTGGGCATTTCGCCGAACGCCCTCACCGTGTTGGGCACGCTCTGCTGCGGTGTGGCCGGCGCGATGTTCGCGGCCGGCTGGATCCACGCGGCTGGCTGGACGCTGGGGCTGACCGCGTTCTTCGACGTGATCGATGGTGCCGTCGCGCGCGCCAGCGGGAAGGCCACGGTCTTCGGGTCGTTCTTCGATTCGACGCTGGACCGGGTGGCCGACGCGATGCTCTTCGGGGGCATCGCCCTGTTCTTCGCGGCGGACGGCCCGCACCGCTCGTGGCCCATGGTCGGTGTCTCGTTGCTGGCCCTCAGCGCGGTGCAGGTCACGAGCTACACCCGCGCCAAGGCCGACGCGCTCGGAATCAGCCTGAAGGGGGTGGGTGCCCTGGAGCGCCCTGAACGCATCACCATCCTGGCGGCCCCGCAGGCCTTCTTCGGCCTGCTCTGGAACGGCGCGGTCCTGCGGGGGGTGGTGACGTTGCTGGCGGTGACGGCCGTCTGGACCGTGGTCCAGCGGGTCCGGCACGTCGCCCGGAGCGCGTAA
- a CDS encoding exo-beta-N-acetylmuramidase NamZ family protein: protein MSHQAWNGVGMKGLWLCVGLLACAPRPRAQEPRPARRDVAVAPGLTVLMEDSLALLAGKRIAVITNQTGVDAEGRSVVDLLHRDPRARAANITVVRLFSPEHGIRGVADRPDLPDEIDRATGLTVHSLYTRETIPPPDSLLRDLDAVVFDLQDIGTRTWTYVGVMVYAMRAAARAGIPFVVLDRPNPISGRVEGPLLDAALANPEDPTPERRGRAYALYPAPLRHGMTMGELARWFAAELAMPVTLHVVPMRGWRRSMYWDDTKLPWIVPSPAMVTLTSATLYPALVAFERSNLSVGRGTDLPFQRVGAPWLDAQQVVDSLNTRGLSGVRFEAERFTPRNPTDAKYGNRAIPGVRIVLVDRDRAQMARVGAAVLWAIAKVHPDSLEVNARGWDERFGMPSVREGLLGRGDPDELIDAQLPSVVAWQQATRQYLIYR from the coding sequence GTGTCGCATCAGGCGTGGAATGGCGTGGGCATGAAGGGACTCTGGCTCTGTGTCGGGCTGTTGGCCTGCGCGCCGCGCCCGCGGGCGCAGGAGCCTCGTCCGGCGCGCCGTGACGTAGCGGTCGCGCCGGGGCTGACCGTGCTCATGGAGGATTCGCTGGCGTTGCTGGCGGGCAAGCGCATCGCGGTCATCACGAACCAGACGGGGGTGGACGCCGAGGGGCGCAGTGTGGTGGATTTGCTGCACCGCGATCCGCGAGCGCGCGCGGCCAACATCACCGTGGTGCGGCTGTTCTCGCCGGAGCACGGCATTCGCGGGGTCGCCGACCGGCCCGACCTACCCGATGAGATCGACCGCGCGACCGGCCTCACCGTGCACTCGCTGTACACGCGCGAAACGATCCCGCCGCCGGACTCGCTGCTGCGCGACCTCGACGCGGTGGTCTTCGACCTGCAGGACATCGGGACGCGCACGTGGACGTATGTGGGCGTGATGGTGTACGCGATGCGCGCCGCGGCGCGCGCGGGCATTCCCTTCGTTGTACTCGACCGCCCCAATCCGATTTCCGGTCGCGTCGAGGGGCCGCTGCTCGATGCTGCGCTGGCGAATCCCGAAGACCCGACGCCGGAGCGGCGCGGCCGTGCCTACGCATTATACCCGGCGCCGCTACGGCATGGTATGACGATGGGCGAGCTCGCCCGCTGGTTCGCCGCGGAGTTGGCCATGCCCGTCACGCTGCACGTGGTCCCGATGCGCGGCTGGCGCCGGAGCATGTACTGGGACGACACCAAGCTGCCGTGGATCGTCCCGTCGCCGGCCATGGTCACGTTGACCAGCGCCACGTTGTATCCCGCGCTCGTCGCCTTCGAACGCAGCAATCTGTCCGTCGGGCGGGGCACCGACCTGCCATTCCAGCGCGTCGGCGCCCCGTGGCTCGATGCGCAGCAGGTGGTGGACTCGCTGAATACGCGCGGGTTGAGCGGCGTGCGCTTCGAAGCCGAACGCTTCACGCCGCGGAATCCCACCGACGCGAAGTACGGCAACCGCGCGATTCCCGGTGTGCGCATCGTGCTCGTGGACCGCGACCGGGCGCAGATGGCGCGCGTCGGCGCCGCCGTGCTCTGGGCGATCGCCAAGGTGCACCCGGACTCGCTCGAGGTGAACGCGCGCGGGTGGGACGAGCGCTTCGGCATGCCGTCGGTACGCGAGGGCCTGCTCGGCCGCGGCGATCCTGACGAACTGATCGATGCACAGTTGCCGAGCGTGGTGGCGTGGCAGCAGGCCACGCGGCAGTACTTGATCTACCGCTGA